The window agatataggagcagaaactaagccattcaatcatggctgaaacgtttctcaactccattctcctgctttctccccataacctttgatcaccttgtcaatcaagaacctacctatctctgtattAAATAAACTCAATGAATCTTTCTCATGTCCAGGGAATTTTAGAACATTGTAACTAATGAATCCACAATCTCCACTGCCACTTCCTTGAGTACGCTCGGATGtaggccatcaggcccaggggagtTGTTTGCCCTCAATCCTAATAGTGTACCAATCGACATTGATTTGACTTTGACTTGCTCGTTCCAATCCGAATGGTACTGCTGTCCTCCAACGTGAAAACTgaggaaaagtattgatttagcagCTCTGTCATTTCAGTGTTCCCCTTATTAACTCACCTGTTTCATCTTCCAAggaaccaacatttactttagcgacTCTGTTCCCTTTGGCACAACAATAGAAGCTTTTGATATTTTATACTCGGCTTCTTTTGTAATTTACCTTCCCTATTTCtattcattttttaaaacccCTTTGTTTGTGTCTGGAAGTTTCCCGATGTTTCAGCCTTCCAAAGGTCTGGAGTAACATTCCTGAACAGGCtgaaaattaaaaagaaaaccaCATTCACATTTAAATGAAACCCACCTTTCAGGGGCTGGGGGCGGGGAAAACCAACCCCCATTGTCCCCTATTGGTTGGAGGCCTCCCCAACCACGCCCCTCAGATGGTGACGACATTGTATGGACCCCGCCCCCCGTGTGTTGGCGCATGTGCAGTGTAGGTCCCGCGGCCGGACAAAGACCgtgttactgagtgtgggagAGGAATGGCGCCGGCGGCtgaaggaacaagaacaggagccgctggaaaagctgagcaggtccggcagctcgTGTCGGGAGAAATGTGAGGACGGGTTTCGGGTCCCGGTGATCCTCCTTCAGGACAGGACCAGGTTTCAGAAACATCCCGGGGAGGTCGCCAGGCCCGAGCGCCAAGACCTggctcctgcccccggggagaggagacagtgagacagggtaggattgggaaccgcgggaggagggagactggggagtttataaactcctaggGGGAGGACTGAGGCCTCCAATAGAAGCCCCACAGGCCCCAGTGTTTACTTCACCGGCGAAGGAGCTCTCGGGTTGCCCGGGCaaccggccgccatctttgtgagggtcaggcgcaTGTTGTCCTGGGACGGGGTTGTTGGATTGTTGTATAATATTGATCTCCTTTGTACTTTTAAtcttgaatattttaaaaaatgtacacTGGCTTCAATTTATGAATTCTAAGTACAGAAGCAAACTATAACCATCTCCTTACATGGATTCCAACATGTGCATAGGAGCCAAGACTATCTCAAGATTTCCTGAGGTGCTGAATCAATAGCTCTTTCCCTTTTGATTAATGAAGGTGGTGCCCAGCAGACTCCTGCTCACAGCCTGTTCTGTCAGCCTTTATGGGAAAGATAGGATAGCAaaacatctctatgattctataattgcTGAGATTAgctttacagcctttcttaaaccaGGCTGCAATGTTTGCAgttctctagtcttctggcacctcctcCAAGTCCATGGAAGACTGATAAATTATGGCTTCCACAATTTCTGTCGTCCCTTCCTTCAAGATTGTTGGATGCATTTCATCAGTGCCTTGTCAAACTTTAAGTACCAAATGCTTATCGAAGTCTCCTTTCATGTTAATTTTGAActcttgggaggtcatgttgaggctgtacagaacattggttaggccactgttggaatattgcgtccaattctggtctccttccaacgaaaagatgttgtgaaacttgaaagggttcagaaacgatttacaaggatgtcctagggttggaggatttgagctatagggagaggttgaacagactggagctgttttccctggagcattggagcctgaggggtaaccttatagaggtttgcaaatttatgaggggcatgtataggataaatagacaaagtcttttccctgggttcgggtctgtttccattctgtacatctctatgactctggttACATCTGTAAGATTCTGAATCAGCACCTTGAGGAGAATTAGAGTGGAGTgaaaacagaaggggagagagagtgggatggtgctttcaattttgtggaataacaaaagaaaagtatattccgcagaaagtagaattgcttgttcagaGTTGTTATCCTGCACTGAGTgtaatgacttttgtaatctctttttacagagtatttgaagatctgaagacggaaATTTCAAAATCGacagatgaaggccttatgcccgaagcattgactcttctgcttctcggatgctgcctgacctacagtgcttttccagcgtcacacttttgaagtcttgactctccagcatctgcagtcctcactttcacatcaATGTCAGACAGTGACACTGGGACATCGGGACTGCAACGATTTttgactgtgattctgtgagaaggagcaaagcgttTGCTTCCTGCTCGAGTACATTTTCAtaatcagtgggactggatgagagaccctacgtTGCAGCGCAGTGattgtggagcctgaaacagttatatggcctggaaagaggaattcacggcagggtGGGGCTGTACCCACGTTTGTGTGCGGCTGatgcttcggccatggagaaacctgaggaatcccgccccatgaagaaaccgtggaagtgtggcgactgtgggaaaggcttctgtGCCCCGTCTGctctggagactcatcggcgcagtcacaccggtgagaggcccttcagctgccccaagtgcaggaagggctttacccaggcatccgccctgctgacccaccggcgggtccacacgggggagaggcctttcagctgccccgagtgtgggaaggtcttcagcaattcctttgccctgctgaggcaccagcgaatCCACAAGGGGGAGAGGCCACtctcctgccccgagtgcgggaaagccttcagtgattcctctcaCCTGCTGACCCATCGGCGGgtacacacaggggagaggcctttcagctgctCCGAATGCAGGAAGACCTTTACCCAGGCCTCTGCCCTGCTGATCCACCAGCGGCTCCATACAGGGGAgcggcccttcagctgcccagagtgtggtaaaggcttcagcgattcctccaccctgcagacccaccagcgggtccacacgggggagaggcccttcaggtgCTGTGAATGCGGAAAGtgctttacccaggcctctgcCCGGCTGACACACCAGCGgtcccacaccggggagaggcccttcaggtgccccgagtgtgggaagggctttgcCCGGGCCTCCAACCTCCAGACCCACCtgcggatccacacgggggagaggccctttagTTGTCCCGAGTGTGGGAAGTGCTTTACCCAGGCCATCACACTTCAGAAACACCAGCAGGTCCAcataggggagaggcccttcagttgCCCCGGGTGCAGTAAGGtgttcacctgctcctcccacctgcggaggcaccagcaCGTTCACGTACCATAGCAGGGGCATTGAAGGAGTGACGGCTGAGTGCCGTTATTGACTGGAGTATTAACCCAGTTCTGGGGCCTcccgggttcgaatcctgccgtggcagatggtgaaattggaATTCAGTCAGTAATCTGGAGTTCCAATTCTAACGATGAAGCCaatttttggggggtgggggtgtggggtggtgttggggtgagaaaaccccatctgattcactcacacCATTTTTCGGGAAGAAACTAccgttgtgggaaaggattcactcagtcgtcccaggTGCATCCTTTACCCTGTCTGGCCTATGGTTGACTCCACACTGCACCCATGCCCCCCCTCCGCGCCCcccgccccctttctctcccatTGGGCCCCTCCCATTCCCTTTTTGCTGGGGGGGagtctgaagctgtaacaaagttgggtcacaataaagggttacctgaacttaccgccaggctcagactctcattgaaggcCTTGAGCTTCAaatggtttttgttttaaacctgttgatttctttcagcctcctgcactaagtttccaatgtcgtgtatcagatggagcagtgaatgagtagctcgTATCGTTGGAAATTGCAGATATTTCAGGAGTGCAGGTACTGTGTTGTTTTATGGACATTGTAAAGTTTcctggcagcaccaggaggtgggggCTGTGTTCATTCGAAATGATGGGcagttgctggtgttggactgaggtggagaaagttaaaatcgacacaactccaggttagagtcccaacagatttatttggcagcgctagctttcggagcgctgctcctccatCGGGTAGGTgttgggcaggatcataagacatagaatttatcgcaaaacATCGCAGTGTCATGCAGTTGATCAGATTTCCTGAACAAGTCCAGTTGCGattcagtctttcatcttttcgaatgggttgcaggttttggttcattaacatgtatatcccagaactacctttaagtcacattctcccGATGACTTAAGATTTTGTAAaaataggtgacatctcagctcagacaaagcaagaaaggtgtgaggttcaaGTCCGTCTGTATCCCAGTCCTGAGACACACatattctatttccaaagtaggaatttataaaatattacatagattgactgcctgcagattgtgctttttgagcaaaatacaatgtatctgcaaatgcaaattcactgcataggtttgtgtgtgtgtgtgtgcgcgtgcgcatgagagagtgagtgtttgcATGTGCATGCTTGCTAAAGTGTGTCGATGCagtggagtataagcctgtgagagggtgtgggaggtgtgtgtgagagagggtctgtgtgactgggtgtgtatgtgtgggagtgagagacagtgttaaGTGTAGTGTGGtcacccaaggtcccagttgagaccGTCCTCATGGGTTCCAAACTTGGCTATCGGCCTTACAGCACCaaggatccgggttcgattcccacctcggacaactgtctatgtggagttggcacattctcctcatgggtttcctccaggtgctctagtttcctcccacaatccaaaagatgagcaggtcagttgaattggccatgctaaattccacaTAGTGTTGGgtccattagtcagaggtaaatataaggtaggggaacaggtctgggtgggttactctttggagggtcaatgtgaacattttgggccaaagggcctgtttccatactgtagagaatcgaatctaatctacacATACATGttggagagggcagggtgagacttgtctttcactttgcagaaggtgggaggttctggatgctgtgattcagCGTAAACACATGCTGGAAGACCTTTGGCTCAgaggaagccaggctgcagacacgtCACGGGGAAAGTTAACCGGACACTTTATTCCAGGAGATGGTCATTCCCCTCTGGACAGAGCCTTCTGATTAGGTCAGTGGATAGGGTCAgaagggtgtgagtgtgaatcaCACAGGTAAAGGGGATCTGAGATTGGGAGGCAGGGGGAGGAGCTAACTGGCTGAGTGGTGGGAGGGGGAGCGCTGGGGGTAAGGGCAGAATATTGACAGGTGATTGTCGTCTTTCTCTGAAGTTAGCAGCAGGAGGCCAGATGGCGTCGGTGTCTGTCTGGCACCAGGTTCAGGAACCGACGTGCTCAGGACAAGAGAAGTGGGAAAGGGAGGCTGCAGTGGGTGTGATCCACAAATCTCAGGAGGGCAGAGCCTTTGCTGAGGGCGCATGAGAAGTCAGAAGCTAAAAAGATaaagcagaacatcaaagctctgggtggcatggtggctcagtggtcagtactgctgcctcacagtgctgggtttgattccagcctcaggcgactttgGCACATTGTcccccttgtgtctgcgtggattcctcccacagtccaaagatctgcagtttagggtggatcagCTGTGCTGAAGTGTCCAAGGATATGCATTTTCAGGTGCGTAAGCCATGGGGAACTGCAGGGTTGTATGGTAAGTGGGTTGGTCTGGTGGGATGctatttggaaggtcagtgtgaggtaaatggactgaatggcctgctgggaTAAGGATTATGTGATTCTACTGCTTTAGCCATTTGTATATTGAGAAATTATTACTGTGGTCCTGGGGAAGGTTGGATTTGTAGTGTCACTGCCCTCTGTCcattctctttctgtcccctgtccattttctctctcttgacACCCACCCTCAGCTCCTCCCCCCTCAACCATTCTCTTTCCCCACCACCTGTTATTTCTCGTGCCTCCATCCCTCTTTGATTGCTGTATCAAGCCCTTCtaagaagagagagacagatggtgaTGACTCTACCTGGGAGATGGGGGTGCACGAGAAATGACTGAtctttaacattgagaatagctaCTCAAACAACATTAAAGCATGTTAAATTCTATTTTTCAGAAAGATGCCTGCAGCTTTTTTAAACTTGTGTTGAAATATATGCAGTTTGACCACAGTTGAGGACAGACTGTAAGGGGCGAGTTGCCTATTCTAATATTGTGAAATTGTTTCTATGTAGAATAGAGCCATGGAGCACATAATGAAACAGTTTGGTctgtgccgaccagacatcctaaattaatctattcctatttgccaacacttggcccaacccctttaaaccttcctcttcgtacacccattcagatgccttttaaaagttggaattgtaccagcctccactccggcagctcattcaatacatttaccatcctctgcatgaaacaagttaccccttaggtccgttttaaatctttccccactcaccctctaGTCCTGGCATTTCCTGAGGCAAATTAAATGTCACACTTTTTTTCTAATCCTTTGGTCCCTCATCTTTCCCCACTcaaccgaaacctatgccctccagtttgtgGCTCCCCTAACCGAAGGAAAAGAAGTacaaaagattagattacttagtgtggaaacaggcccttcggcccaacaagtccacaccgccccaccaaagcgcaacccacccatacccctaacctaacactacgggcaatttagaatggccagttcaccctaacctgcacgaggaaacccacacagacaccgggagaacgtgcaaactccacacagacagttgcctgaggtgggaattgaacctgggtctctggcgctgtgaggcagcagtgctaaccactgtgccgcccttacGGGCAGTCAGCCAAAAGTTGAGCAGCCAGCCAAAATGCAAAAGGAATACAATGTCGAGCCacggagtggggggaaggaaattGTGGTTCAACTTTTTTTCCTCCGATTGCCATTTGGAGACTTCAAATCTGTCAGTAACGTAAGTATTTCTGAAGAGCATAATGCGCATGGCCGTCGGTGTCATCAAGGACTGCGCATGTCCGCTGGTGTCAGCAAAGACTGCATGCTCCTGGTTGTACGCACAAACGACTCATGACCTACTTTTGATGGACCAATAGGAAACTTGGGAGGACCGGAAGGAATcttgtcctcctgccaatcagagcacCGCTagtgtctgaatgcggaagttggacaATGAGCTTCTGAAGCAGCACCTGCTGCTGCTCCTTTCTCTCTGAATAAAAATTGAGCTTTACCCCAAACTGCAACTTTCTTCCTCTGTCCAACAACTGTGAGTACAGCACTCtcttttctcgccatctgttccaCTTCTTTTTTCGTTTTGGCGTTCAATTGTTGACTTCcaacaactgaaaggaaagggagtgaatTCAGGGTGGGGTCAGAGTGTAGAAATATTggtcgacagtgtggtgctggaaaagcatagcaggtcaggcagcatccgaggagcaggaaaatcgacgtttcgggcaaaggtccttcatcaggaattttcctgctcctcggatgctgcctgacctgcgtgcttttccagcaccacactctcgactttaatctccggcatctgcagtactcacttgtCTAGAAATGTTGGTCCagatctgtgtctcaattggcaaatgCGTGACCACAATGTGATAATATAGCCTTTGCTGTgggaaaacaaaagcagaaaggaGGTGCATTGTTTTAATGGTGATATGTtgggatatggagaaagtgaggagtgcagatgctggagatcagagttgacaagtgtggccctggaaaagaacagcaggtcagacagcatccaaggaccaggagagtcgacgttttggacatgagCCGTTCATCGGGAATgttgtgtggatgtacaaagagGTTTCAGTGTCTTTCTACACCAGTCAATATccgttgtcagacaggtgcactAAGCAGTCAGCAGGGCAAGTGGTGTATTAGCAagtggaattgagttcagaagtggggtggGGCCTTCCTGTggttagggggtcattgaatatattcaaggctgaattcatctgatttttgaacaacaatGAAGTGGATGGTTGAGGGAACAGAAAAAATGGTTTTAAGAACAGTTACAgaatcgtacagcacagaaacagatacttgatttcatgctgactatattcataaactaaactagtcctaccttgttTGGCCTATATATCTCTGAGCCTTTCCTATCcataagagcagaaattaagccattcagcccactggatCTGTCcataccattcaatcatggctgagaagtgtctcagccccattctcctgttttctccctgtaacccttgatccccttgatactcaagaactgtTTCTGTCTCAGTGTTAAATATCCTCAgttacctggcctccacagccttctgtggcaatgaattccatcagttcaccactctctggctaaagaaatttctcctaatctccgttttgaaaggtcttccctttactctaaggctatgccctcggcTGCTAGTCTCTCCTTCCAATGGAAACATCGTCCCAACAtcaactctgtccaggccattgagtattctgtttgtttcaattagattcccctgaGTGTggccctgttaatcagcatgaacccagacccttcaggatgaggtacagcagggattaggttcaaaaaagtgagaatggagggagcgtgtgggatggagattttgaGCTTCCAGGGAATAAGAATTAGAGAGTTCGCTATAAATTAGAATTGATTGGATGGGGCAATGGGccagggagtggcagatggagattaatttagggaAATGTGatgtttgcattttggtaaggcaatcCAGGCAGGACAGTTAAGGGAGTAtttcagaacaaagagaccttggagtgcaggttcattgttccttgaaagtgcagtctcaGGTAgccagaatagtgaagaaggcattttgtatgctttcctttattagtcagagcattgagtatcggagttgggaggtcatgttgtggctgtacaggacattggtgaggccatttttaaaatactgcattcaattctggtcttcctgctacaggaaagatggtgtgaaactttgaaaggggtcagaaaagacttgaaaggctgttgccagagttggagggtttgatgtacagagagaggctgaatcggtCAGGGatattttcctggagcatcggacgctccgggatgaccttataaatacttataaggggcatggatagggtgaatgcaaaactagagagcatatgtttgaggtgagaggggaatgatttaaaagggacatgaagggcaacttgtttcatgcagaaggtagtgcatgtattgaatgagctgtcaTAGGAAGGGGTGGAGCCtgatataattacagcatttaaaaggcatctggatgggtacaagaataggaagggtttagagggatatgggccaaatactggtaaatgggactagattaagttaggatatctgggcggcacaTACGAgttcgactgaagggtctgtttctgtgctgtatgactctctgggTCTTTGGTGAAACCAGAAGTGTCACTGTGcagactggactttcagagcagccttcaaagatgttttgtccttactgggagcagaagatgttacaatgaaatctttcatttaTGAGACAGcacctgagtgagtgagtacatttgagattttggtggaaagtgggatttcattgcactgtggggatgaaaccctgccctatccagtcatttctgctggtgggtgagacCACTCCTCAAGATTAGTTGGAGTAGATTTAGGATAGAGAGAAGgaagaactgcttttcccagagaatAGTGAATCTACGTAATTCTCTGCCCagggaagcagtagaggcagcttaaTTAAGTGTATTCAGGACGCAGttagatgggtttttgcatggtaaaggtattaagggtagttgggacaatgcaggGAGGAGACGCTGAGACAATGgagagatcagtcatgatctaaatgaatggcaaagcagactcgatgggccaaatgacctactcctgcttctattactatgaaactctaaccctgcatttcccatggctaacccacctaacctgcacatctctggacactatgggcaatttagcatggccaatccgaatcaaggccagtgagcaataCAGTGATGTGAAAAATGAACATCCAAGAACGACAAAGACATGGAGAGTAAatgtaccagcaatcaaaactggattcgaAAGATCATAAAAATTGAAACTAAAAATGGTatgtctgaatgtgtgctgcattggaGCAAAAGCgaatgaattgactgcacacattgaagtgaataattaaaatatgggactccttacagagatatggctcCAGGATGATAAGGATTGGATCCTCAATATTGAGGAGGTGATCAAATAGAAAGCAAGATAAAGGTAGAGGGTTAGCACAGGTAATCAAAGCACCGATCACAGGGGAATCTGGTGTCAGCTCCGATTTCGGGTCCTGATTTCTCACCCCTTCTGGATTTCTGCTGATGCTTTGACCCCCTTATTTTTTTACACCTTCCGGAACAATAAGTCAATCCAGACCCACAATCTCCCAACCTGTTAACCGTCCAGACACCGAGTGTAGTCATAGCAGGGAATAAAACAAGAAATGTGAACCAAAATTAGGTGCTTGTGCTTAATATTGTTCAataggaagtaaaccagaaatagtATTCTCCCAGGATTTCTACAGTGCCTTATTTGAGGAATTCTCTCACCGTTACATCGAGCTATTAATACCCactatgatttacaacaatatttataccaacagaaaaaaaaagtatcTGTTGTCAAATtgacatagagatatacagcatggaaacagactttttctctctctcatgcacacacatgcacaagtcCATGGGGGTGAATTTGTGTTTGCCGAATGATATTTATTCTATTTTCCTcagaaaatgcacaatctgcaggcagttaatacatgtaatattttgtaaattccacattggaaatagaaccagtctgactctagactgggatacagacagattctgacctcacacctttaatgcattgtttgaGCTGACGTGTCTCCTTTTGTTATAAAGCCTTAGTTATCCTGAGAAGGTGCCTtacaggaagttctgggatttacatattaatgatatcTGCAATCCAttgtaaaagatgaaagacttaacaatccaggtttgttcagtaTATCATTTCAATGGCAGGACACTGTAATGCTTTTCcaaaattctgtgtcttgtgatcttacactccacaaccacctgatgaaggagcaactctccaaatgctagtgcttccagataaacccattggacgagaacctggtgttgtgatttttaactttgtccaggtaAGGTGTGATTGGACAGGTcaaattacccatcgtgcccagggatgtgcaggttagggtggattggcggtgctaaattacccacagtgcccagggatgtgcaggttagatgtattagtcaaggggtaaatgtagaccaataggagtaggggaatgggtgtggtgagGTTGCCATtcggaggttggtgtggacttgttagaacAGTGAGGGTTCTGTGAAGAGAAGGGATTTTTGTTAACTGTtcaggaagtggggggggggaagcgttgggtggagtgtgggggaggaaatttgttcacttgtagcaactggagtgaacccagggagggagcagactctgcaaactcAGAAATGTGTCTTAATTACCCGGGTAAGGAAGGTTGGAAGGATAGGGTGTTGCTGTTTTCCCTAGTGCGTTAGAATGTGAGGGGTAACCTGATAGACttatttaaaatcatgaggggcatggattgggtaaatagacgag of the Chiloscyllium punctatum isolate Juve2018m chromosome 36, sChiPun1.3, whole genome shotgun sequence genome contains:
- the LOC140460942 gene encoding uncharacterized protein, producing MEKPEESRPMKKPWKCGDCGKGFCAPSALETHRRSHTGERPFSCPKCRKGFTQASALLTHRRVHTGERPFSCPECGKVFSNSFALLRHQRIHKGERPLSCPECGKAFSDSSHLLTHRRVHTGERPFSCSECRKTFTQASALLIHQRLHTGERPFSCPECGKGFSDSSTLQTHQRVHTGERPFRCCECGKCFTQASARLTHQRSHTGERPFRCPECGKGFARASNLQTHLRIHTGERPFSCPECGKCFTQAITLQKHQQVHIGERPFSCPGCSKVFTCSSHLRRHQHVHVP